The Saprospiraceae bacterium genome includes a window with the following:
- a CDS encoding Uma2 family endonuclease, with the protein MKDYKSQEDTEIDESNEPVIDYNKVYTYGDYLKLEIDDMVEIIRGKIFRMCAAPRTKHQGISINIASIIHHELKGKNCKVFNAPIDVVLPLEDKKRTKSTTVVQPDICVICDPKIIEETAVFGVPDFVIEIVAGKDVKRDAQYKYSVYEEAGVGEYWIVFGEMRFVEVFILENGKFQRLNAFSEDDIIPVKTLPGLSISIDDIFEGV; encoded by the coding sequence ATGAAAGATTATAAATCACAAGAAGACACAGAGATAGATGAATCAAATGAACCCGTCATCGATTACAATAAAGTGTACACATACGGCGATTATCTCAAGCTCGAAATAGACGATATGGTAGAGATCATCCGCGGTAAGATATTCAGGATGTGTGCAGCGCCCAGAACAAAACATCAAGGGATAAGTATAAACATTGCTTCAATAATTCATCATGAGTTAAAAGGAAAGAATTGTAAAGTTTTCAATGCACCAATCGATGTGGTATTACCTTTAGAAGATAAAAAACGAACTAAGTCCACTACCGTAGTCCAGCCGGATATTTGCGTGATATGTGATCCAAAAATCATCGAAGAAACTGCTGTCTTTGGCGTACCAGATTTTGTGATAGAAATAGTAGCAGGCAAGGATGTCAAGCGAGATGCTCAATATAAATATAGCGTCTATGAAGAAGCCGGCGTGGGGGAATATTGGATCGTTTTTGGAGAAATGCGTTTTGTGGAAGTTTTTATTTTGGAGAATGGAAAATTTCAACGACTCAATGCATTCTCAGAAGATGACATTATTCCTGTGAAAACATTGCCGGGGCTTTCGATTAGTATTGATGATATTTTTGAGGGGGTATAA